The region ccACTACAGTTAAGAAACCACCATATGGAGTgaactgatgatgatgataactTATTTCTTATTAGCTAAAGAACACTGAATATCATATTAGAAGAAACAAAGATTATCAACCAAGACGTACTATTTGACATATGGTGGGAAGCAAAGAAAAGAATCCACCCTTGGATACCTGTTGGCGCTAGTGTTACAGACGTTAGCTTCAAGAAAAGAGGTGAAAGGAATTATTCTTATGGATTGAGATGAAAATGTTTTCACATTACCTCAACCGGGATCCAAATACACATAatcttaaaacttaaaagtacTTCCACAACAAATATAGTGTGTacagtaaaaagtaaaaactgaaaaaatagcTGCAGGAAACCAGAGAAGATCGGAAAAGAATTTGTATAACTCTATTCAGACTAGTATCTTCTATATTTGTGTTCAAAACTCTAAGAGAAGGAAATAGCAATGAGGAAATGAAATGAGTGAAGGTAACTTTAAAACTATAAGCTGTAACTGCTAGCATAGACAGTTCTAGTAAGTTAGTAACTAGTCTATATATGAGCTACTCTTGCACTATCTCATTGAGCAATTCAGTATTGAAGAACAATAAACACTAAACAGAGAATTCAGAGAAAAGAAATCTGAGAATTATTCCAATATTTCATTCTAAGAAGATTACATAAGGGATGTTTCTTTCTGATTGTTTCTTCTTGCGATCTAAACGTCACTTCCTAGTCACATACTCACATGGATAGCAGATGATGGATCACCAGGATAACAAATGTATTTCAGATTCTCAACACTAAATATTGTATTCAGAAGCGTCACATCCTccaaatgcatttttttttctgcagCATCCTCGTATAGAGTTCCAATCCAAGGACTGCAAttaaaaaccacaaaaaatcaaacaaaactGGCAACAGTCTTATTGCCATTCTGACTCAGGAAAAGCATACACAGAAAATATGTCACTGCTAGAGTTTGTAAAAAACATTGAGGAAGCAAAATTAGTAGTATATACCAGATACTCATAGCATGTGCACATTGGGAAATAACACAACATACGAAAAAGTTTACCGCTACTAACAAACCTATCTAATAAATGAAAGTTCACACGATGCAGATTTCCTTGGGCACAAAGCTAACACCTTCAGCACTTCAGCTGGATTATGTAAAGCATGACCAATTTTCAAGACCTGTAAATATGTTGAATTCTGCAAAATATATTTTGCAAGTTGTAGGCCATTTTTTGTGCCTTGGTGATAACGGAGATGGCACTTCGTTAAACTTTCAGTAAGACAATCAGGAACAAAATGAGGGTAAGGTAGAAAATTCATAGCTTTAAAAATTCCATCAAATTCAAAACTTTGAAGCTTGGGGCAACTCTTTAGCATCAAAAGCACCGAATGCCAGCTATGAAACTCCAATAAGAGGGTCAAATCTCTTAAATGAGGAAATTCAGGAACCGCATCATTAACTTGAAACTGCACTAGTTGTAAACACAAATTATGAGAAATATAGGTGACATTATCTAAAAACGAAACCAAACAAACTAAACACATTCCTATCCGAATATATTCGAACCTGTGAAATGCTCAAAAACTTCACATTAGATATTGTTTTCAGAAGAACATTCACATCATTACCATCCATAATTTCCATACCAACAACCCAGATATCTGCCCACACCAATTTGGGTAAGATTTTAAACCTTTCCTTACAAACCGACCCAAAATGATCATAATGTAGCATATATATGTGTAAATCCTCTAGCATTGGACACCCATAAAGAAGCTCCATAAGATATTGAGGTTCTTTCAATTCAGCGCGATTCAAACGTAGGGATTTGAGTGAGGGAAGCTCAACGGAAGACGAAGCCGCTATAGATACCCTTCCCAAATTGAGAACCACTACGGTTTTGCAGCTGAGAATTCTGCAGCTCAAACTAATGAAATTACATAGAGGCTGGCGCTCCCATTCTTTCCTGATTTCAAGGTTCTCGATGCCGCAGTCGATAACAGTGTTTACCCAAGCATTGATATCGGCCTTCACATCCTCAGATCGACGATGAAGAAGCTGATAATATTTGAGACGAAAACTTGTGATGGGTTGTTGCAGATTTCTGGCTTGAATGGTTGCGTGTATGAAATTTTCGAAGCCGAATGGATGGAATCGATTGTCGAAGTCGAGAACGGGGACGGAGGTCCAGAGATGAATCCACCGCTTTGAAAGAACGCTTGTGTGAACTGCTTGTTGAGTTGGAAGGAACGAGAGAATGTGACAGAGGATTTCATCTGGTAAACTGCT is a window of Lotus japonicus ecotype B-129 chromosome 5, LjGifu_v1.2 DNA encoding:
- the LOC130721210 gene encoding F-box/FBD/LRR-repeat protein At1g16930-like — protein: MDDDRISSLPDEILCHILSFLPTQQAVHTSVLSKRWIHLWTSVPVLDFDNRFHPFGFENFIHATIQARNLQQPITSFRLKYYQLLHRRSEDVKADINAWVNTVIDCGIENLEIRKEWERQPLCNFISLSCRILSCKTVVVLNLGRVSIAASSSVELPSLKSLRLNRAELKEPQYLMELLYGCPMLEDLHIYMLHYDHFGSVCKERFKILPKLVWADIWVVGMEIMDGNDVNVLLKTISNVKFLSISQFQVNDAVPEFPHLRDLTLLLEFHSWHSVLLMLKSCPKLQSFEFDGIFKAMNFLPYPHFVPDCLTESLTKCHLRYHQGTKNGLQLAKYILQNSTYLQVLKIGHALHNPAEVLKVLALCPRKSASCELSFIR